From Zingiber officinale cultivar Zhangliang chromosome 5B, Zo_v1.1, whole genome shotgun sequence, the proteins below share one genomic window:
- the LOC121986544 gene encoding mannan endo-1,4-beta-mannosidase 5-like — MAKFGGSQLFLCVLALVAATAAADLPGFVERIGMTFQTEGSTFLFNGFNAYWLMGDAASPHSNGSKVTALFEEAAAAGLTVCRTWAFYDGFSNDSLQVTPGVYHEQVFKGLDFVIAEARKNGLRVILSLVNNYNDYGGRAQYVDWARRAGLVVPSVDDFYTHDTIKGYFKKHIEYILNRMNTFTKMAYKNDPSIMAWELINEPHCESDPSGKIFTAWVQEMATFLKTIDNNHLLGVGLEGFYGSSTPDKVKLNNPNAVQIGVDFIKVHKVIEIDYATVHAYPDFWLKGQSEDKKTEFVKQWLWNHWKDSVEMLRKPLMLGGFGKTKKDPGYSEHIRNDFYSTVYDSIYRISKNGHKTFTGGLMWQLFVEGMESQDDGFEIILSQDVSATALILNQSKRMGELAGSGTCTCTVA; from the exons ATGGCGAAGTTCGGCGGATCACAGCTCTTCTTGTGTGTACTAGCGCTGGTGGCGGCGACGGCAGCTGCGGATCTCCCGGGGTTCGTCGAGAGGATAGGCATGACATTCCAGACGGAAGGGTCTACGTTCCTCTTCAACGGTTTCAACGCTTACTGGCTAATGGGCGACGCGGCGTCTCCCCACTCCAACGGGAGCAAGGTCACGGCGCTGTTCGAAGAGGCGGCTGCCGCCGGCCTCACCGTCTGCCGCACATGGGCGTTCTACGACGGCTTCAGCAACGACTCGCTTCAGGTGACGCCCGGCGTTTACCATGAGCAAGTCTTCAAG GGCCTGGACTTCGTGATAGCAGAAGCCAGGAAAAATGGGTTACGAGTGATTTTAAGCTTGGTGAACAATTACAATGATTACGGCGGTCGAGCACAATACGTCGACTGGGCTCGCAGGGCAGGTTTGGTCGTGCCAAGCGTCGATGATTTCTACACACACGATACTATAAAGGGTTACTTCAAGAAACACATTgag TATATTCTAAACAGGATGAACACCTTCACAAAGATGGCCTACAAAAATGATCCCTCAATCATGGCCTGGGAGCTCATTAACGAGCCCCACTGCGAGTCCGACCCCTCGGGGAAAATTTTTACG GCTTGGGTGCAAGAGATGGCAACCTTCCTGAAGACCATAGACAACAATCACCTTCTTGGGGTCGGACTGGAGGGCTTTTATGGAAGTTCCACTCCGGACAAAGTCAAACTCAACAACCCTAATGCGGTTCAAATTGGCGTTGACTTTATTAAAGTCCACAAAGTCATTGAGATCGATTATGCAACCGTCCATGCCTACCCGGATTTTTG GTTAAAAGGGCAAAGTGAGGATAAGAAAACAGAGTTCGTAAAACAATGGCTTTGGAACCACTGGAAGGACTCGGTGGAGATGCTGAGGAAGCCACTTATGCTGGGGGGGTTCGGGAAGACAAAAAAAGATCCGGGATACTCGGAGCATATCCGCAACGACTTCTACTCCACGGTCTACGATAGCATCTATCGCATATCGAAGAATGGGCACAAGACCTTCACGGGGGGTTTAATGTGGCAGCTCTTCGTCGAGGGCATGGAATCGCAAGACGATGGCTTTGAGATTATTCTGTCGCAGGACGTCAGCGCCACCGCACTCATCCTGAATCAGTCAAAAAGGATGGGAGAGCTCGCCGGCTCCGGCACCTGCACCTGCACCGTCGCCTAG